In the genome of Coregonus clupeaformis isolate EN_2021a unplaced genomic scaffold, ASM2061545v1 scaf0012, whole genome shotgun sequence, one region contains:
- the LOC121545438 gene encoding nascent polypeptide-associated complex subunit alpha isoform X2 produces the protein MPGEATETVPVTEQEMQQPQVETGSGTESDSDDSVPDLEEHDSAQTQQAQLAAAAEIDEEPVSKAKQSRSEKKARKAMSKLGLRQVTGVTRVTIRKSKNILFVITKPDVYKSPASDTYIVFGEAKIEDLSQQAQLAAAEKFKVQGEAVSNVQENTQTPTVQEESEEEEVDETGVEVKDIELVMSQANVSRAKAVRALKNNNNDIVNAIMELTM, from the exons ATGCCTGGCGAAGCCACAGAGACGGTCCCGGTCACTGAGCAGGAGATGCAACAGCCACAAGTTGAGACTG GGTCTGGCACTGAATCGGACAGTGATGACTCTGTACCAGATCTGGAGGAACACGACTCTGCACAGACACAGCAAGCCCAG CTTGCAGCTGCTGCAGAAATAGATGAAGAACCCGTTAGCAAAGCCAAACAGAGCCGTAGTGAAAAGAAGGCACGAAAG GCAATGTCTAAGCTGGGTCTCAGGCAGGTGACTGGGGTCACCAGGGTTACCATTCGCAAGTCTAAAAATATCCTGTTCGTCATCACCAAACCAGATGTCTACAAGAGCCCTGCGTCAGACACTTACATTGTCTTTGGTGAGGCTAAG ATCGAGGATCTCTCACAGCAAGCCCAGCTGGCCGCGGCAGAGAAGTTCAAGGTACAGGGAGAAGCCGTGTCGAACGTCCAGGAAAACACGCAGACGCCCACTGTACAGGAGGAAAGCGAAGAGGAAGAG GTTGACGAGACCGGGGTCGAGGTGAAGGACATTGAGCTTGTGATGTCCCAAGCCAACGTGTCGCGAGCGAAGGCTGTACGCGcccttaaaaacaacaacaatgacatTGTCAATGCTATTATG GAATTGACGATGTAG
- the LOC121545438 gene encoding nascent polypeptide-associated complex subunit alpha, muscle-specific form isoform X1, whose protein sequence is MPGEATETVPVTEQEMQQPQVETAPGVLSSSAPLGIAVTKAPLESPVPPEGSTFLPEIESHPVSGMASGEAASGQLNGVKATLEVNAQTEVPGVTEKAVIQESVSPVEAAASASEETPVQEPTALSDEPDASNEEPTVQDPEAAAKEPIVQATVVEECKEAAEEQVNQATEDVIIQDSAQVTEATVAATQETVAEEPVAEAEEPIEVAEETPVKEPVPAAEEPIADAVDGPIADTVDGVARGTPEVTPEPAVETITEDLKTVSLEPAPEDGIPCTEVANSNPGATEPEPLPADLTIDTATQNETPVEKEAIAAFSEAVQTKVTSNRAGPTISTRHLSGSGTESDSDDSVPDLEEHDSAQTQQAQLAAAAEIDEEPVSKAKQSRSEKKARKAMSKLGLRQVTGVTRVTIRKSKNILFVITKPDVYKSPASDTYIVFGEAKIEDLSQQAQLAAAEKFKVQGEAVSNVQENTQTPTVQEESEEEEVDETGVEVKDIELVMSQANVSRAKAVRALKNNNNDIVNAIMELTM, encoded by the exons ATGCCTGGCGAAGCCACAGAGACGGTCCCGGTCACTGAGCAGGAGATGCAACAGCCACAAGTTGAGACTG CTCCAGGGGTGTTGAGTTCCTCTGCTCCCCTTGGGATCGCTGTGACCAAGGCCCCTTTGGAGAGTCCTGTGCCTCCAGAAGGCTCCACTTTTCTTCCAGAGATCGAATCCCATCCAGTGTCAGGCATGGCTTCTGGAGAGGCAGCTAGTGGACAACTTAATGGTGTAAAAGCAACACTTGAAGTCAATGCGCAAACTGAGGTGCCAGGAGTCACAGAGAAAGCAGTGATCCAAGAATCTGTCTCTCCAGTTGAGGCTGCTGCATCTGCCTCAGAAGAAACGCCTGTTCAAGAACCAACGGCTCTTTCTGATGAACCTGATGCCTCAAATGAAGAACCAACTGTTCAAGACCCAGAAGCTGCTGCCAAAGAACCCATTGTGCAAGCAACCGTTGTTGAAGAGTGTAAAGAAGCTGCTGAAGAACAGGTCAACCAAGCAACGGAAGATGTAATCATTCAAGATTCAGCTCAAGTTACAGAGGCTACCGTGGCAGCCACTCAAGAGACCGTGGCTGAGGAACCTGTGGCTGAAGCTGAAGAGCCCATTGAAGTGGCTGAAGAGACTCCGGTCAAAGAACCAGTGCCTGCTGCTGAAGAGCCAATCGCTGATGCTGTTGACGGGCCAATCGCAGACACTGTTGATGGGGTGGCACGTGGAACTCCAGAAGTCACCCCCGAGCCTGCAGTCGAGACGATCACTGAAGACTTGAAGACTGTGAGTTTGGAGCCAGCTCCTGAAGATGGCATACCATGCACTGAAGTGGCCAACTCGAACCCTGGGGCCACAGAACCTGAACCTCTGCCTGCTGATTTGACCATAGACACTGCCACACAAAACGAAACTCCCGTTGAGAAAGAAGCAATTGCGGCCTTCTCTGAGGCCGTCCAGACAAAGGTGACGTCAAATCGTGCAGGCCCGACCATCTCCACCCGGCACCTGTCAG GGTCTGGCACTGAATCGGACAGTGATGACTCTGTACCAGATCTGGAGGAACACGACTCTGCACAGACACAGCAAGCCCAG CTTGCAGCTGCTGCAGAAATAGATGAAGAACCCGTTAGCAAAGCCAAACAGAGCCGTAGTGAAAAGAAGGCACGAAAG GCAATGTCTAAGCTGGGTCTCAGGCAGGTGACTGGGGTCACCAGGGTTACCATTCGCAAGTCTAAAAATATCCTGTTCGTCATCACCAAACCAGATGTCTACAAGAGCCCTGCGTCAGACACTTACATTGTCTTTGGTGAGGCTAAG ATCGAGGATCTCTCACAGCAAGCCCAGCTGGCCGCGGCAGAGAAGTTCAAGGTACAGGGAGAAGCCGTGTCGAACGTCCAGGAAAACACGCAGACGCCCACTGTACAGGAGGAAAGCGAAGAGGAAGAG GTTGACGAGACCGGGGTCGAGGTGAAGGACATTGAGCTTGTGATGTCCCAAGCCAACGTGTCGCGAGCGAAGGCTGTACGCGcccttaaaaacaacaacaatgacatTGTCAATGCTATTATG GAATTGACGATGTAG